In a single window of the Gossypium hirsutum isolate 1008001.06 chromosome D02, Gossypium_hirsutum_v2.1, whole genome shotgun sequence genome:
- the LOC107910599 gene encoding uncharacterized protein isoform X8, with the protein MENKEDEGFCHSLSRKELQSLCKKYGLPANRSHSDMAKSLASYLENQRLVSMTSGERLYGIQEAGHPLSLKLQLQPGASLNTLRDAGKDHYGLISCPLDRCNGGNYSQAVQCNALGCCTGDKFYHKDGGGGGSILFQQRPHSHFVSQYDDSGFKNKEFQTISSNRDCLSLSRDRRMNDMPQIGHEDTGVAACFDGPFFPSSINTSTVSPPSFQFHVSSEEGINLYVDLNSNPSEWIEKLKSEVSICQDMSHCKSKTSPKELGRFGESSKQMERSFQLNVDTGEMKDDFIHSGLPPNLIIKETSSLQFDHPDGDNGSFDSAVMVPCGRAVDLSEHLEGDRGLTLVRAHPDSQEQIISAIAPCAKDRCLVAPNSNINSLREKLGGDAALNISNGPLSLLRKENEICENSTPQSSCHLVSSGRMVPGCQPDGSLLMQKPEDVVHQKDALYSPGDNGEFVDLVDPKHKFYADQGGLAGSTDLNQGTFRTRLPTLVEEQRT; encoded by the exons ATGGAAAACAAGGAAGATGAGGGTTTTTGTCATAGCCTTTCTAGGAAAGAGCTTCAAAGTTTGTGTAAGAAGTATGGTTTACCGGCTAACAGATCCCATTCTGATATGGCTAAATCATTGGCATCTTATCTAGAG AACCAGAGATTGGTTTCAATGACATCGGGGGAAAGATTATATGGAATTCAAGAGGCTGGACATCCTTTGTCCCTGAAACTACAACTGCAACCTGGAGCATCATTAAACACTTTAAGGGATGCTGGAAAAG ATCACTATGGACTCATCTCTTGTCCCCTAGACAGGTGTAATGGAGGGAACTATTCTCAAGCTGTTCAATGTAATGCATTGGGTTGTTGCACAGGGGATAAATTTTATCATAAG GACGGTGGTGGTGGTGGCTCTATTTTGTTCCAGCAAAGACCACATTCTCATTTTGTTAGTCAGTATGATGACAGTGGTTTTAAGAATAAAGAGTTCCAAACTATAAGCTCCAATAGAGATTGTTTGAGTCTCTCGAGAGATAGAAGGATGAATGATATGCCTCAAATTGGACATGAAGACACGGGTGTTGCTGCATGTTTTGATGGgcctttctttccttcttccaTAAACACTTCAACTGTTTCCCCCCCTTCTTTTCAGTTTCATGTCAGTTCAGAAGAGGGGATCAACCTTTATGTTGATTTAAATTCAAACCCATCAGAGTGGATTGAGAAGCTGAAAAGTGAGGTTTCAATATGCCAGGACATGTCCCATTGCAAGTCTAAGACTTCTCCTAAGGAGCTTGGGCGCTTTGGGGAAAGTAGTAAACAGATGGAGAGATCTTTTCAGTTGAATGTAGATACTGGGGAAATGAAAGATGACTTTATACACTCTGGATTACCCCCAAATTTGATCATAAAAGAAACAAGTTCATTGCAGTTTGATCATCCTGATGGAGATAATGGATCCTTTGACTCAGCTGTAATGGTACCATGTGGCAGAGCTGTAGATTTGTCAGAGCATTTAGAAGGAGATCGAGGACTGACCTTAGTTAGAGCTCATCCTGATTCTCAGGAGCAAATAATTTCTGCTATTGCACCATGTGCTAAAGATAGGTGTTTGGTAGCCcctaattcaaatattaattctCTTAGGGAGAAGTTAGGTGGTGATGCTgcattaaatatatcaaatggtccTCTGAGTCTTCTGAGGAAggaaaatgaaatatgtgaaaattctACCCCACAAAGCAGTTGTCATCTTGTAAGTTCTGGTCGAATGGTTCCTGGATGCCAGCCAGATGGTTCATTACTGATGCAAAAGCCTGAAGATGTGGTTCACCAGAAAGATGCATTATATTCGCCTGGTGATAATGGTGAATTTGTGGATTTAGTTGATCCAAAGCATAAGTTTTATGCAGACCAAGGTGGGCTAGCAGGCTCAACTGATCTCAATCAAGGGACTTTTAGGACCCGACTGCCTACATTAGTTGAAGAACAG AGGACTTGA
- the LOC107910599 gene encoding uncharacterized protein isoform X7, with the protein MENKEDEGFCHSLSRKELQSLCKKYGLPANRSHSDMAKSLASYLENQRLVSMTSGERLYGIQEAGHPLSLKLQLQPGASLNTLRDAGKDHYGLISCPLDRCNGGNYSQAVQCNALGCCTGDKFYHKDGGGGGSILFQQRPHSHFVSQYDDSGFKNKEFQTISSNRDCLSLSRDRRMNDMPQIGHEDTGVAACFDGPFFPSSINTSTVSPPSFQFHVSSEEGINLYVDLNSNPSEWIEKLKSEVSICQDMSHCKSKTSPKELGRFGESSKQMERSFQLNVDTGEMKDDFIHSGLPPNLIIKETSSLQFDHPDGDNGSFDSAVMVPCGRAVDLSEHLEGDRGLTLVRAHPDSQEQIISAIAPCAKDRCLVAPNSNINSLREKLGGDAALNISNGPLSLLRKENEICENSTPQSSCHLVSSGRMVPGCQPDGSLLMQKPEDVVHQKDALYSPGDNGEFVDLVDPKHKFYADQGGLAGSTDLNQGTFRTRLPTLVEEQMLTR; encoded by the exons ATGGAAAACAAGGAAGATGAGGGTTTTTGTCATAGCCTTTCTAGGAAAGAGCTTCAAAGTTTGTGTAAGAAGTATGGTTTACCGGCTAACAGATCCCATTCTGATATGGCTAAATCATTGGCATCTTATCTAGAG AACCAGAGATTGGTTTCAATGACATCGGGGGAAAGATTATATGGAATTCAAGAGGCTGGACATCCTTTGTCCCTGAAACTACAACTGCAACCTGGAGCATCATTAAACACTTTAAGGGATGCTGGAAAAG ATCACTATGGACTCATCTCTTGTCCCCTAGACAGGTGTAATGGAGGGAACTATTCTCAAGCTGTTCAATGTAATGCATTGGGTTGTTGCACAGGGGATAAATTTTATCATAAG GACGGTGGTGGTGGTGGCTCTATTTTGTTCCAGCAAAGACCACATTCTCATTTTGTTAGTCAGTATGATGACAGTGGTTTTAAGAATAAAGAGTTCCAAACTATAAGCTCCAATAGAGATTGTTTGAGTCTCTCGAGAGATAGAAGGATGAATGATATGCCTCAAATTGGACATGAAGACACGGGTGTTGCTGCATGTTTTGATGGgcctttctttccttcttccaTAAACACTTCAACTGTTTCCCCCCCTTCTTTTCAGTTTCATGTCAGTTCAGAAGAGGGGATCAACCTTTATGTTGATTTAAATTCAAACCCATCAGAGTGGATTGAGAAGCTGAAAAGTGAGGTTTCAATATGCCAGGACATGTCCCATTGCAAGTCTAAGACTTCTCCTAAGGAGCTTGGGCGCTTTGGGGAAAGTAGTAAACAGATGGAGAGATCTTTTCAGTTGAATGTAGATACTGGGGAAATGAAAGATGACTTTATACACTCTGGATTACCCCCAAATTTGATCATAAAAGAAACAAGTTCATTGCAGTTTGATCATCCTGATGGAGATAATGGATCCTTTGACTCAGCTGTAATGGTACCATGTGGCAGAGCTGTAGATTTGTCAGAGCATTTAGAAGGAGATCGAGGACTGACCTTAGTTAGAGCTCATCCTGATTCTCAGGAGCAAATAATTTCTGCTATTGCACCATGTGCTAAAGATAGGTGTTTGGTAGCCcctaattcaaatattaattctCTTAGGGAGAAGTTAGGTGGTGATGCTgcattaaatatatcaaatggtccTCTGAGTCTTCTGAGGAAggaaaatgaaatatgtgaaaattctACCCCACAAAGCAGTTGTCATCTTGTAAGTTCTGGTCGAATGGTTCCTGGATGCCAGCCAGATGGTTCATTACTGATGCAAAAGCCTGAAGATGTGGTTCACCAGAAAGATGCATTATATTCGCCTGGTGATAATGGTGAATTTGTGGATTTAGTTGATCCAAAGCATAAGTTTTATGCAGACCAAGGTGGGCTAGCAGGCTCAACTGATCTCAATCAAGGGACTTTTAGGACCCGACTGCCTACATTAGTTGAAGAACAG ATGCTCACAAGATGA
- the LOC107910599 gene encoding uncharacterized protein isoform X6, with amino-acid sequence MENKEDEGFCHSLSRKELQSLCKKYGLPANRSHSDMAKSLASYLENQRLVSMTSGERLYGIQEAGHPLSLKLQLQPGASLNTLRDAGKDHYGLISCPLDRCNGGNYSQAVQCNALGCCTGDKFYHKDGGGGGSILFQQRPHSHFVSQYDDSGFKNKEFQTISSNRDCLSLSRDRRMNDMPQIGHEDTGVAACFDGPFFPSSINTSTVSPPSFQFHVSSEEGINLYVDLNSNPSEWIEKLKSEVSICQDMSHCKSKTSPKELGRFGESSKQMERSFQLNVDTGEMKDDFIHSGLPPNLIIKETSSLQFDHPDGDNGSFDSAVMVPCGRAVDLSEHLEGDRGLTLVRAHPDSQEQIISAIAPCAKDRCLVAPNSNINSLREKLGGDAALNISNGPLSLLRKENEICENSTPQSSCHLVSSGRMVPGCQPDGSLLMQKPEDVVHQKDALYSPGDNGEFVDLVDPKHKFYADQGGLAGSTDLNQGTFRTRLPTLVEEQDPSISCVL; translated from the exons ATGGAAAACAAGGAAGATGAGGGTTTTTGTCATAGCCTTTCTAGGAAAGAGCTTCAAAGTTTGTGTAAGAAGTATGGTTTACCGGCTAACAGATCCCATTCTGATATGGCTAAATCATTGGCATCTTATCTAGAG AACCAGAGATTGGTTTCAATGACATCGGGGGAAAGATTATATGGAATTCAAGAGGCTGGACATCCTTTGTCCCTGAAACTACAACTGCAACCTGGAGCATCATTAAACACTTTAAGGGATGCTGGAAAAG ATCACTATGGACTCATCTCTTGTCCCCTAGACAGGTGTAATGGAGGGAACTATTCTCAAGCTGTTCAATGTAATGCATTGGGTTGTTGCACAGGGGATAAATTTTATCATAAG GACGGTGGTGGTGGTGGCTCTATTTTGTTCCAGCAAAGACCACATTCTCATTTTGTTAGTCAGTATGATGACAGTGGTTTTAAGAATAAAGAGTTCCAAACTATAAGCTCCAATAGAGATTGTTTGAGTCTCTCGAGAGATAGAAGGATGAATGATATGCCTCAAATTGGACATGAAGACACGGGTGTTGCTGCATGTTTTGATGGgcctttctttccttcttccaTAAACACTTCAACTGTTTCCCCCCCTTCTTTTCAGTTTCATGTCAGTTCAGAAGAGGGGATCAACCTTTATGTTGATTTAAATTCAAACCCATCAGAGTGGATTGAGAAGCTGAAAAGTGAGGTTTCAATATGCCAGGACATGTCCCATTGCAAGTCTAAGACTTCTCCTAAGGAGCTTGGGCGCTTTGGGGAAAGTAGTAAACAGATGGAGAGATCTTTTCAGTTGAATGTAGATACTGGGGAAATGAAAGATGACTTTATACACTCTGGATTACCCCCAAATTTGATCATAAAAGAAACAAGTTCATTGCAGTTTGATCATCCTGATGGAGATAATGGATCCTTTGACTCAGCTGTAATGGTACCATGTGGCAGAGCTGTAGATTTGTCAGAGCATTTAGAAGGAGATCGAGGACTGACCTTAGTTAGAGCTCATCCTGATTCTCAGGAGCAAATAATTTCTGCTATTGCACCATGTGCTAAAGATAGGTGTTTGGTAGCCcctaattcaaatattaattctCTTAGGGAGAAGTTAGGTGGTGATGCTgcattaaatatatcaaatggtccTCTGAGTCTTCTGAGGAAggaaaatgaaatatgtgaaaattctACCCCACAAAGCAGTTGTCATCTTGTAAGTTCTGGTCGAATGGTTCCTGGATGCCAGCCAGATGGTTCATTACTGATGCAAAAGCCTGAAGATGTGGTTCACCAGAAAGATGCATTATATTCGCCTGGTGATAATGGTGAATTTGTGGATTTAGTTGATCCAAAGCATAAGTTTTATGCAGACCAAGGTGGGCTAGCAGGCTCAACTGATCTCAATCAAGGGACTTTTAGGACCCGACTGCCTACATTAGTTGAAGAACAG GATCCATCAATTAGTTGTGTGCTCTGA
- the LOC107910599 gene encoding uncharacterized protein isoform X1, translating to MENKEDEGFCHSLSRKELQSLCKKYGLPANRSHSDMAKSLASYLENQRLVSMTSGERLYGIQEAGHPLSLKLQLQPGASLNTLRDAGKDHYGLISCPLDRCNGGNYSQAVQCNALGCCTGDKFYHKDGGGGGSILFQQRPHSHFVSQYDDSGFKNKEFQTISSNRDCLSLSRDRRMNDMPQIGHEDTGVAACFDGPFFPSSINTSTVSPPSFQFHVSSEEGINLYVDLNSNPSEWIEKLKSEVSICQDMSHCKSKTSPKELGRFGESSKQMERSFQLNVDTGEMKDDFIHSGLPPNLIIKETSSLQFDHPDGDNGSFDSAVMVPCGRAVDLSEHLEGDRGLTLVRAHPDSQEQIISAIAPCAKDRCLVAPNSNINSLREKLGGDAALNISNGPLSLLRKENEICENSTPQSSCHLVSSGRMVPGCQPDGSLLMQKPEDVVHQKDALYSPGDNGEFVDLVDPKHKFYADQGGLAGSTDLNQGTFRTRLPTLVEEQDKSKINNWGESSECSQDELFENCRGLDNVESNGLGKKRACIDGDKNDCSMLDAKILRSTKHLIKVLPRRSMRLISKVQFCAFLCHAIICGIFPLVK from the exons ATGGAAAACAAGGAAGATGAGGGTTTTTGTCATAGCCTTTCTAGGAAAGAGCTTCAAAGTTTGTGTAAGAAGTATGGTTTACCGGCTAACAGATCCCATTCTGATATGGCTAAATCATTGGCATCTTATCTAGAG AACCAGAGATTGGTTTCAATGACATCGGGGGAAAGATTATATGGAATTCAAGAGGCTGGACATCCTTTGTCCCTGAAACTACAACTGCAACCTGGAGCATCATTAAACACTTTAAGGGATGCTGGAAAAG ATCACTATGGACTCATCTCTTGTCCCCTAGACAGGTGTAATGGAGGGAACTATTCTCAAGCTGTTCAATGTAATGCATTGGGTTGTTGCACAGGGGATAAATTTTATCATAAG GACGGTGGTGGTGGTGGCTCTATTTTGTTCCAGCAAAGACCACATTCTCATTTTGTTAGTCAGTATGATGACAGTGGTTTTAAGAATAAAGAGTTCCAAACTATAAGCTCCAATAGAGATTGTTTGAGTCTCTCGAGAGATAGAAGGATGAATGATATGCCTCAAATTGGACATGAAGACACGGGTGTTGCTGCATGTTTTGATGGgcctttctttccttcttccaTAAACACTTCAACTGTTTCCCCCCCTTCTTTTCAGTTTCATGTCAGTTCAGAAGAGGGGATCAACCTTTATGTTGATTTAAATTCAAACCCATCAGAGTGGATTGAGAAGCTGAAAAGTGAGGTTTCAATATGCCAGGACATGTCCCATTGCAAGTCTAAGACTTCTCCTAAGGAGCTTGGGCGCTTTGGGGAAAGTAGTAAACAGATGGAGAGATCTTTTCAGTTGAATGTAGATACTGGGGAAATGAAAGATGACTTTATACACTCTGGATTACCCCCAAATTTGATCATAAAAGAAACAAGTTCATTGCAGTTTGATCATCCTGATGGAGATAATGGATCCTTTGACTCAGCTGTAATGGTACCATGTGGCAGAGCTGTAGATTTGTCAGAGCATTTAGAAGGAGATCGAGGACTGACCTTAGTTAGAGCTCATCCTGATTCTCAGGAGCAAATAATTTCTGCTATTGCACCATGTGCTAAAGATAGGTGTTTGGTAGCCcctaattcaaatattaattctCTTAGGGAGAAGTTAGGTGGTGATGCTgcattaaatatatcaaatggtccTCTGAGTCTTCTGAGGAAggaaaatgaaatatgtgaaaattctACCCCACAAAGCAGTTGTCATCTTGTAAGTTCTGGTCGAATGGTTCCTGGATGCCAGCCAGATGGTTCATTACTGATGCAAAAGCCTGAAGATGTGGTTCACCAGAAAGATGCATTATATTCGCCTGGTGATAATGGTGAATTTGTGGATTTAGTTGATCCAAAGCATAAGTTTTATGCAGACCAAGGTGGGCTAGCAGGCTCAACTGATCTCAATCAAGGGACTTTTAGGACCCGACTGCCTACATTAGTTGAAGAACAG GATAAGAGCAAAATTAATAATTGGGGAGAGAGTTCAGA ATGCTCACAAGATGAGTTATTTGAAAATTGTAGAGGACTTGATAATGTTGAATCTAATGGACTCGGCAAAAAGAGGGCATGTATAGATGGCGATAAAAATGACTGTAGCATGCTTGATGCCAAGATTTTAAGAAGCACAAAGCATTTGATTAAGGTCCTCCCCAGAAGATCCATGCGGCTGATTTCCAAGGTTCAGTTTTGTGCTTTCCTTTGTCATGCAATTATTTGTGGCATTTTCCCCCTAGTGAAATAA
- the LOC107910599 gene encoding uncharacterized protein isoform X4, which translates to MENKEDEGFCHSLSRKELQSLCKKYGLPANRSHSDMAKSLASYLENQRLVSMTSGERLYGIQEAGHPLSLKLQLQPGASLNTLRDAGKDHYGLISCPLDRCNGGNYSQAVQCNALGCCTGDKFYHKDGGGGGSILFQQRPHSHFVSQYDDSGFKNKEFQTISSNRDCLSLSRDRRMNDMPQIGHEDTGVAACFDGPFFPSSINTSTVSPPSFQFHVSSEEGINLYVDLNSNPSEWIEKLKSEVSICQDMSHCKSKTSPKELGRFGESSKQMERSFQLNVDTGEMKDDFIHSGLPPNLIIKETSSLQFDHPDGDNGSFDSAVMVPCGRAVDLSEHLEGDRGLTLVRAHPDSQEQIISAIAPCAKDRCLVAPNSNINSLREKLGGDAALNISNGPLSLLRKENEICENSTPQSSCHLVSSGRMVPGCQPDGSLLMQKPEDVVHQKDALYSPGDNGEFVDLVDPKHKFYADQGGLAGSTDLNQGTFRTRLPTLVEEQDKSKINNWGESSEGLDNVESNGLGKKRACIDGDKNDCSMLDAKILRSTKHLIKVLPRRSMRLISK; encoded by the exons ATGGAAAACAAGGAAGATGAGGGTTTTTGTCATAGCCTTTCTAGGAAAGAGCTTCAAAGTTTGTGTAAGAAGTATGGTTTACCGGCTAACAGATCCCATTCTGATATGGCTAAATCATTGGCATCTTATCTAGAG AACCAGAGATTGGTTTCAATGACATCGGGGGAAAGATTATATGGAATTCAAGAGGCTGGACATCCTTTGTCCCTGAAACTACAACTGCAACCTGGAGCATCATTAAACACTTTAAGGGATGCTGGAAAAG ATCACTATGGACTCATCTCTTGTCCCCTAGACAGGTGTAATGGAGGGAACTATTCTCAAGCTGTTCAATGTAATGCATTGGGTTGTTGCACAGGGGATAAATTTTATCATAAG GACGGTGGTGGTGGTGGCTCTATTTTGTTCCAGCAAAGACCACATTCTCATTTTGTTAGTCAGTATGATGACAGTGGTTTTAAGAATAAAGAGTTCCAAACTATAAGCTCCAATAGAGATTGTTTGAGTCTCTCGAGAGATAGAAGGATGAATGATATGCCTCAAATTGGACATGAAGACACGGGTGTTGCTGCATGTTTTGATGGgcctttctttccttcttccaTAAACACTTCAACTGTTTCCCCCCCTTCTTTTCAGTTTCATGTCAGTTCAGAAGAGGGGATCAACCTTTATGTTGATTTAAATTCAAACCCATCAGAGTGGATTGAGAAGCTGAAAAGTGAGGTTTCAATATGCCAGGACATGTCCCATTGCAAGTCTAAGACTTCTCCTAAGGAGCTTGGGCGCTTTGGGGAAAGTAGTAAACAGATGGAGAGATCTTTTCAGTTGAATGTAGATACTGGGGAAATGAAAGATGACTTTATACACTCTGGATTACCCCCAAATTTGATCATAAAAGAAACAAGTTCATTGCAGTTTGATCATCCTGATGGAGATAATGGATCCTTTGACTCAGCTGTAATGGTACCATGTGGCAGAGCTGTAGATTTGTCAGAGCATTTAGAAGGAGATCGAGGACTGACCTTAGTTAGAGCTCATCCTGATTCTCAGGAGCAAATAATTTCTGCTATTGCACCATGTGCTAAAGATAGGTGTTTGGTAGCCcctaattcaaatattaattctCTTAGGGAGAAGTTAGGTGGTGATGCTgcattaaatatatcaaatggtccTCTGAGTCTTCTGAGGAAggaaaatgaaatatgtgaaaattctACCCCACAAAGCAGTTGTCATCTTGTAAGTTCTGGTCGAATGGTTCCTGGATGCCAGCCAGATGGTTCATTACTGATGCAAAAGCCTGAAGATGTGGTTCACCAGAAAGATGCATTATATTCGCCTGGTGATAATGGTGAATTTGTGGATTTAGTTGATCCAAAGCATAAGTTTTATGCAGACCAAGGTGGGCTAGCAGGCTCAACTGATCTCAATCAAGGGACTTTTAGGACCCGACTGCCTACATTAGTTGAAGAACAG GATAAGAGCAAAATTAATAATTGGGGAGAGAGTTCAGA AGGACTTGATAATGTTGAATCTAATGGACTCGGCAAAAAGAGGGCATGTATAGATGGCGATAAAAATGACTGTAGCATGCTTGATGCCAAGATTTTAAGAAGCACAAAGCATTTGATTAAGGTCCTCCCCAGAAGATCCATGCGGCTGATTTCCAAG
- the LOC107910599 gene encoding uncharacterized protein isoform X2, which translates to MENKEDEGFCHSLSRKELQSLCKKYGLPANRSHSDMAKSLASYLENQRLVSMTSGERLYGIQEAGHPLSLKLQLQPGASLNTLRDAGKDHYGLISCPLDRCNGGNYSQAVQCNALGCCTGDKFYHKDGGGGGSILFQQRPHSHFVSQYDDSGFKNKEFQTISSNRDCLSLSRDRRMNDMPQIGHEDTGVAACFDGPFFPSSINTSTVSPPSFQFHVSSEEGINLYVDLNSNPSEWIEKLKSEVSICQDMSHCKSKTSPKELGRFGESSKQMERSFQLNVDTGEMKDDFIHSGLPPNLIIKETSSLQFDHPDGDNGSFDSAVMVPCGRAVDLSEHLEGDRGLTLVRAHPDSQEQIISAIAPCAKDRCLVAPNSNINSLREKLGGDAALNISNGPLSLLRKENEICENSTPQSSCHLVSSGRMVPGCQPDGSLLMQKPEDVVHQKDALYSPGDNGEFVDLVDPKHKFYADQGGLAGSTDLNQGTFRTRLPTLVEEQDKSKINNWGESSEGLDNVESNGLGKKRACIDGDKNDCSMLDAKILRSTKHLIKVLPRRSMRLISKVQFCAFLCHAIICGIFPLVK; encoded by the exons ATGGAAAACAAGGAAGATGAGGGTTTTTGTCATAGCCTTTCTAGGAAAGAGCTTCAAAGTTTGTGTAAGAAGTATGGTTTACCGGCTAACAGATCCCATTCTGATATGGCTAAATCATTGGCATCTTATCTAGAG AACCAGAGATTGGTTTCAATGACATCGGGGGAAAGATTATATGGAATTCAAGAGGCTGGACATCCTTTGTCCCTGAAACTACAACTGCAACCTGGAGCATCATTAAACACTTTAAGGGATGCTGGAAAAG ATCACTATGGACTCATCTCTTGTCCCCTAGACAGGTGTAATGGAGGGAACTATTCTCAAGCTGTTCAATGTAATGCATTGGGTTGTTGCACAGGGGATAAATTTTATCATAAG GACGGTGGTGGTGGTGGCTCTATTTTGTTCCAGCAAAGACCACATTCTCATTTTGTTAGTCAGTATGATGACAGTGGTTTTAAGAATAAAGAGTTCCAAACTATAAGCTCCAATAGAGATTGTTTGAGTCTCTCGAGAGATAGAAGGATGAATGATATGCCTCAAATTGGACATGAAGACACGGGTGTTGCTGCATGTTTTGATGGgcctttctttccttcttccaTAAACACTTCAACTGTTTCCCCCCCTTCTTTTCAGTTTCATGTCAGTTCAGAAGAGGGGATCAACCTTTATGTTGATTTAAATTCAAACCCATCAGAGTGGATTGAGAAGCTGAAAAGTGAGGTTTCAATATGCCAGGACATGTCCCATTGCAAGTCTAAGACTTCTCCTAAGGAGCTTGGGCGCTTTGGGGAAAGTAGTAAACAGATGGAGAGATCTTTTCAGTTGAATGTAGATACTGGGGAAATGAAAGATGACTTTATACACTCTGGATTACCCCCAAATTTGATCATAAAAGAAACAAGTTCATTGCAGTTTGATCATCCTGATGGAGATAATGGATCCTTTGACTCAGCTGTAATGGTACCATGTGGCAGAGCTGTAGATTTGTCAGAGCATTTAGAAGGAGATCGAGGACTGACCTTAGTTAGAGCTCATCCTGATTCTCAGGAGCAAATAATTTCTGCTATTGCACCATGTGCTAAAGATAGGTGTTTGGTAGCCcctaattcaaatattaattctCTTAGGGAGAAGTTAGGTGGTGATGCTgcattaaatatatcaaatggtccTCTGAGTCTTCTGAGGAAggaaaatgaaatatgtgaaaattctACCCCACAAAGCAGTTGTCATCTTGTAAGTTCTGGTCGAATGGTTCCTGGATGCCAGCCAGATGGTTCATTACTGATGCAAAAGCCTGAAGATGTGGTTCACCAGAAAGATGCATTATATTCGCCTGGTGATAATGGTGAATTTGTGGATTTAGTTGATCCAAAGCATAAGTTTTATGCAGACCAAGGTGGGCTAGCAGGCTCAACTGATCTCAATCAAGGGACTTTTAGGACCCGACTGCCTACATTAGTTGAAGAACAG GATAAGAGCAAAATTAATAATTGGGGAGAGAGTTCAGA AGGACTTGATAATGTTGAATCTAATGGACTCGGCAAAAAGAGGGCATGTATAGATGGCGATAAAAATGACTGTAGCATGCTTGATGCCAAGATTTTAAGAAGCACAAAGCATTTGATTAAGGTCCTCCCCAGAAGATCCATGCGGCTGATTTCCAAGGTTCAGTTTTGTGCTTTCCTTTGTCATGCAATTATTTGTGGCATTTTCCCCCTAGTGAAATAA